A segment of the Mytilus trossulus isolate FHL-02 chromosome 12, PNRI_Mtr1.1.1.hap1, whole genome shotgun sequence genome:
aaaatgtttcaTTCACCAAAATACTGGTGCGTTTCTGTGATAAATATCATgcacaattttataaatgaaaggTGAAAGAAGATCCACATGTGGTGTAACTGCACATAACAACTGCCCAGTTATTTTTCCATCTCAACCAATCAACTAATCATGCTGATACTGACATTACCAGAGAGtacacatcaaatgaaaaatcacAAGTAACTGATACATATTATCAGATATTAcagaattaaatatgtttaaaatttactacaaaaaaatgtgttctcAATCTTGTAGATAGATATTACTGgatttcatatacatgtaagttcTTAAAAGACAACTGTCTATCCAAGTCACCatctataaaagtaaactattaaagGTTGTAGTTTGGTCTTCAACGCAAAGCTTggttcacaccaaacagcaattTTATATAGTCCATATCAATCATGACAATGGcgtttggggttaaacatgttttcgtaggtaaataattttgccatggaactttttttcatgagagtgtTATAGTCTATAGAGTATTACTTCCTGGTTGGTGGAATAGTGAAATTGTAGTCAATATGTTCTTGCTCAATCCTATGTCGCTTTGAAGGTGTCATGATTGTCATCCTCAGCTTAAGCAATGTgatactgtaatttgaattttaaaatgactgaGCGACTGgcgaaaaatatctttttaagtaaagaattgtcgcataaaataaaataatagagTACACAGGAAATGGCGAAGTTCACATAGTCTAGTAtgattaatcatttaaaaaaaaaaaaaagcaaaaaggaGGGGGGATGGGGCGTACGCCCTCTACGTCCCCCTCTTGATTCGCCActaccttctgttgttgtccaTTTTGTCAAGTAGTAATCCTCAAGAGTACGGTTACTTTATATGCTATTTTTATCAAGATGATTATAGACAcagaatacattttattataatatcattccccatttccattctcaattttattaagtctcCTTCCATTATAACACGGGTCCATcaataatacaacaaaaatgACTTATTAGTAGAAAAAAGCACTATGTTTTCATATTGCTTGAAGTGCAAtattccaataaaaataaactactcACAAGCCACTGATCTCAATATAATCAGCTAAAATACGGCAAGCTTTTTAGAAAAGCTATTACTTGTCTTCTTGTAATCTTCAACATATTGAAGTTAAGAAGTATTTATTTATGTAGATAaaaacaagatgtggtatgattgataTTGAGATAACTCTCCGTTATAAATACAGAGACCAAACGTCATAGATCATAGACTACTGACTGTATAGCTTTCACTAATTagaaaacccataccgcatagtcagctatagaagaccccgaaatgacaaatgtaaaacaattcaaacaagaaaattaaacatCTTATTAATGTACTTACAAACAAAGAACGAAAAagaaataagatatatatcaacaaccgacaaccattgaattatAGTTCCTAATTTGGAACAGGGACACCTTCAAAAATTACCATTAAACAGTgcatatgttccagaccgtatgagtatttggaccgtacgcgtacggtctggaccgtttgcgtatattttcaaaatacgcatacggtcggaccgtacgcgtacggtctgactTATATTAAGAAGTTGGTCACGTTTAtcagatacaaatgtatataacagatcaacataacttatatctcaaattaatgtaaaaagttcaaaagtaattgaaataaaacaaaataatggtataactaataaaaaaaatcacgttTATTTAATCTGTTAATCGCCTGTATTTAGCATGTCAGTAATTCATAAATTGACGCCAAGTATGCtaattgaaattgaagttatcGGAAGTAAACTTAGAGTGGGAGGACAATCGTTTTAGAATATTAAGgaacttaaaaaagaaaaaaataatgccaaGCAACGTGCCTGAACAAATTAtgttactgtaaaaaaaaaatgacgttcTTTGTGGAAGTCAGTGTCACCTTGAGTACCAAAATAGGATTCatggatatataaataaacacattttaatttcaattgttcgcTTAATCATTTTatccatatacatgtaataaaacaattaactaaaaataatgatacgcgtacggtccaaatactcatatggtctggaacacaTATACAGTGTAACCTGCCTAATCTGACACCTTAGTATTCCAACATCCTGCTTTAACCGACACATTTTCATGGTCCCAAAATATGCCTATCCTTGCAGAAAAAAACTGAGTGTTCCGACACCCTGCTTAATCCGACATTTTCTCTGACCCCCAAGTGTATCAGATAACACAGGTTGCACTGTACATACAAAAAGGAGATTTcggttttgttttaaagattcgATAGTTATGCACCTAAGACCGAAGAACGAAAAACTTATATCAGCAAGCCACTGTGATGGGTCTTCAATATGACCAATAACCCCAAAAAGGTAAGATATTGGAGTATCAAAGGGCCCAACGATAAATAGGACGAAAAATTTCAGAAGAACCAATTATCAacaaattagagaaaaaaacattgatattgaaaaaaaaaatacaggtatCAGAGAGAGAGAAAACATTGATTAATACTGGGCTAgctattataaaattgttttaagaaTGGGAAATGAAAAAAGGAACAGAAGTTTCGTGTAGCTGTTCCTCGTCTCAAAATTCTAGGTAAAGCTTCAACACGGATACAAAGCTCCCACATGatatgcatatacatgtatgatcgTATGTGTTTTGTAGTGTAGTCGTGAGAGTTGTTCCCTTTGTATAATAATCCCTATTTGTCTTGTGATTATATCTGACTCTGAAATAAACATgctttagaaataaatgtgtgttTGTTGCTCTTTAAAAGCAAATATAACTTTGGCGGTATGTGGGGCATTGCATGTCCCCCACGTACGTAATACACAGCAAATTGAAAACGGTCCACCGCATCAGATTGAGCGGAATCATTtgctataaatttattatgcCGATAGGTTAGCAGTCTGCAGTTACCTTACTTGTATTACCAAAAAACTATGACATACATCACAGGTCATGTGACAAGTTCAACATAatctaataaattataattaaaacaaggaacaaaagtttgaaacaaaatcGTCTATATTTATAATCGTAGACATTATTCTAACAGGTTGATCTTGAATGGTCATCCAAAAGTTCTATAAAAGCTTATTTCATATAGATCTGTAATTTAAAAACAGATAGTATCaacaatacaacatttttgttttatcaaccACATGCAGCATTGGTATATTGTCTTGATGcatttaataataatacaacTATAACGCTGCGATTATCCCAAACTGTATATGGAcctacaacaaaaataaatatcgtAAAGCACATGTATAGTataatagtcaattttaaattgTCGACTTGGACAAATTGTTTctaattttataatgtttaacaCTAAGTCAATCCTTACTACTCGGCCGTTCTACATCTATTGAAAAAGGCCGAGTAGTTACGATTGTTCTGAAATATGTCATATGTTCATTATATTGATTCGGTCTTCGCTGTCAATAAAACCGTATGGAAGGTAgtgttttgtaaattgtttgttttattccgTTGTTTTTCGTATTTTGTCATGATGTCTTCGGTTTCTTTGCGACTTGTAAGTGATGTTGGTTTTACATTCGGTATCTTTcgccctttttttttttggttatcaaatcagtataaaattgagaatggaaatgtacAAACATCTTATTTCTACATTAAAGTTACAACAAtcagagagaaaaaatacaagaaataaCTAGGTTGATTAAACAGATGATAATGTTACTTGTATTCTAAATCTGTAAGAATATTAAGGTTTAATTTCCATACAAACCTCGTACCTTTCACTCTATGGCATACTTATACAGCCACCGTTTCCTGCAGTTACTTTGGATGGGAAAATTCCACAAAGTGTTTCAGCCATATGCAATCCTGGCAGTTGGTTTACTTTACAAGTCGTAATTACTTCTGAAATGACAAAAGAAGGATTTGCACACTGCTTCAGGTATAATAAATGATTTGCATTTATATTTGCTCtgatgcatgtacatgtatatatatttgtattagtaGTAATAGGcatgttacgaaaaggtatattctCGACGCTGAGGTTGACAAAATACACTTTAAATTTGGGGACGGTGTCAAAACATTGACTATAGATAAGAATTAGATCATGTGCGTCTTGATGAATTCAAATCACAGTTATATAGAACATCATTATGTAACATCCTAATATTATGACAATTGCTTTTGTGATATTGATGCTATCATACGACATGAAAGGTGTCCGCGTGCAAGAGTGGGTGGGCTAGAAAAAGGGGGGCTGAGAGTTATACAAGTTCATTCGATTCTAGATTGATAATATATACATAGTAAGCCAGttaaataatagttttattgttgtattacaGTTCCTGAAGTTTAATGTGTCACTCCACTAATCCCGCACAAAGCTCTACAGTCTGATTGATTTATTCTCTCGGATGTCTCCATCAGCTTCCAATAACTCTGAAAGTTTTGAAACGCCTTATATCGTGTTCGACATATACCCGCCACTCTGATATacgcaaattatttttttttacattttcttctttCTGCTAGTGGGTTAGCTCTTAGTTGATGCCTTTTTTCAAATCTAACCCTAAACTGGAATCCGCTTGTATTCGCTTCACTTATGAACAAAGTGTAGAAGTCGGCCGAGAACCAGCTTAATCTAACCCTAGCTCCCTCCCTctccctgaaaaaaaaatctgttaggTCCATAGAGTAGTAATAGGTACACGTCTTTTAAAACGccattatataattttttttaggaaaccCCTAGCATCGTTAGCTTAAATAGTACAAAGACCCTTCGGTCATcggtgttaattttttttattgtcattttcttaTGAAATGGTTGGCGAATTTCAACAAAACTTTCCcggaatttataaaatacaaaatatctgcatAAGGTGGTGTGAAGGTGTAAATGCAAAGTCAATATGTAATGCTTTTGAAATTCTGCAGGAAGGTTCAACTGATGAGTAGTGAGTCATATTTTACATAAACCTCTTATCGTTCTGAACAggcattaaatatttgccactggacttgaTGCAACCAATAGTCAATCAGTCACAAACACCTTATAAAGAAAATACTAATTGAGCTGAAACTCTTTGAATTAGGACAAAGTTGCttggaaagaaataaagaaagaaaatatatgcCCTCGAAGCTATGTGACCGGGAGTAATAATTTTCTAAACTAGAATGCAACATGTTTCaagttaaaattgtaaaaaaaaaatcatgtttatgtgttttaaaacaaactccGTTAGATAAAAATTTAGGTGGCAAATAACTGGATCAAAATACATACACTTCTTTGTGtgtttttcaaaactatatgaaaatgaccggtacatatatatttacgaGCAGGTATAAAGCAGATTATAATACTTAAGATTATGTGCAAGGTCTATCATATTTGCAAGGGCTCGCCGAAATACATAGGTAATCTCTTTTCTGTTTTGACACAGTCCCCGCATTTAAAGTGTAATTTGTCAACCTCAGCGTCGtgaatataccttttcgtaacatgtctaTTAAGAGAATGCTTTGAACAGGTTTATCTTCATATACGTATTGCTGTTGCacagttaaaatttaaattattgttgATAATTTTGTACTGAATGTTTCGTAAATACGTCTTGCAATGAGCTTCGGATGCCAACTCTACTAAACATTTTAACCTCCGTTTTGAGATTATACGATTCTATCAGTAATTTTTCTCTTGGtgtatatgtattaaaaaaggaaagtccatgCATTTAAGTAGGTGTGTTCAAAATACATGACTGTGATCAGTTCAATAATACAATTCTGTGAACAAAAATCTTAATTCAGATATTTCTTATTTGCATCAGTTAGAATTTACTGTTTCGAACTGACTCTGGGtcatataaaaatttacatGAAGCAGAGCTAAACTAGTTTTGTAAGTATTCAAAGATGCTTTTTTATACCGATCAGTAGTTATTATTACTTGTGCGGATTCAGGCGGCAGTGCACCAAGCGCCCAAGCGCATCCAACTTTCTccttgaaaaattaaatgataagaaTTAACGTTATTCAAAAGGATTTTTGTGTGTGTCAAAATACGGTTCTCTTATTTCTAATTCTCAGCAGCACCCCTCCCTTTCCCCAAATCAAATCTtccaaaatttaacactattaGGTATGGGTAAATTCGCATTCGTAATAGACCAGAATACTGTTTAGAGCACCCTCCCCCCACTGAAAGTTAGATGGTTGTTTCTAACTGGACTTACCTTTACAATCTTCCAAGCAAGGTGGTATTTTTTTGCCCTCAATGCAAATTGGAACGTGTATTGCGCATGCTATTAACTGAGACCGTGTTCGTTCTATGGTACAAAATTTAATCTGTTCGAGTATGGTGCCCAAATTTATATCTGCAATTTCCACCGAAGTATGTCCAAGATAGTTTGGAAAGGTTGTTACATTGAATCCATATTTAGCACAGTGTTTGCTTTGGATTGTCTGACAagctgtgaaaaaaaaatgttagaataGTAAGTAATGTTGCCAATATGACAAAAGATACAGAGTGGACGTATTTTTTTAgttgaatatcattttttttaatttggtggGTATAGttttaccaaaaataaaaatcgaatTACAAATACTCTAAAGGAATGCGTGCCGAATTtcttaaaacatgaaatttaatatccaagaatatgacagttttcctcaaaccacgaaaattggtacaaCCAAAATCCGAATCCACAGAATTTTAACGACGGTGGTCTTGTGAGAGTGTGCACGCCGTGAGTGCAGGCGTGTACGGTTTTCCAAATTCGTTTCAACTGAagagtttaaaaataaagtgtGTTGCTTTTCCACTAAGTGTGTTGCTTTTCCACTAAGCACGCGACATAAAGTAGTTAGAGCAAAGACAATTATCTAGTATATGTTAACTTGTGGATTATTTTGAAgtaaataaccaaaaataaatacataaatgaatAGAAGAATGAGtacaaaaaaatcgaaattagtaaaaaaacaaTGTCATATTATTCTAATAGTAGTTGCATAAAATATGAGGGTCTTGTCGAGggtgatgagtcttatgtagacgaaacgcgcgtctggcgtataaaattataatcctggtacttttgataactatttacaccactgggtcgatgccactgctggtggacgtttcgtccccgagggtatcaccagcccagtagtcagcacttcggtgttgatatgaatatcaattatatggtcatttttataaattttctgtttacaaaactttgaattattcgacaaactaaggattttcttaccccaggagtagattaccttagccgtatttggcacaactttttggaattttgggtcctcaatgctcttcaactttgtatttgtttggctttttaactattttgatctgagcgtcactgatgagtcttatgtagacgaaacgcgcgtctggcgtataaaattataatcctggtacttttgataactattcctGATTTCTGCATTATCATTAtggtttttataaaaaaaaaaaaaaaaaaaagaagatggtatgattgccaatgagacaactatccacaagatacaaaaatgacacaaacattaacaactatatgtcaccgtacggccttcaacaatgagcaaaacccacaccgcatagtcagctataaaagttaTTTACTTTCTTCTctactcttttttttatttttaccaattGTCTCATTCTGTTGTTTTGCTTGCCTTTTTGTCTCCATTATTTAATGTTAACCAAATTTGTTTCCATGCTAAATAAAATCGGAGACCATCATTTAACCCCAacatggcccaagaccacaattaatgatcccgcttttcgttgttcacgaatatagttccccttaattatagtgtattttttctttattttttttctttccctttctcattcatttcttagcttttctggggtggaaatgaaagaagagagctgaaataaacttttggatgttttattttaactgattttaacaaggaaagagtgattaggccaggtgcaaaaaggttatatttacacttttcggaacatctcttgacttgcctataggggtatggatgtgtattggctaaatttgtatgttgggtgaaagcaatctttctgaattttggatatatttttggactagtaCTATATatgacacacacaaaaaattggacaaaaagaatcggtgcaatttttttaatgagacaaaaagttataaagaactaatagaggaattaattgtggtctgtggccacATCATGTAAGTAAgggttttattgattttgtaaggatTTCTACGGAAGCCGGTTAATGTCAGGGTagagttttatttttaagtcgTTAAACGACTTAGCTAACTTGTTTTAACGacttagctaagttgttataacgaCTAATCATATTCatcttgttataacaacttatcatatttatcttgttataacaacttagctaactTGTTTTAACAACTTAACTAACTTGTTTTAACGACTTAGATAACTTGTTTAAACAacttagctaagttgttataacgaCTTAGCATATTTATCTTGCTATAACAACTTAGCTTACTTGTTTTAACGAGATAGATAAGTTGTTTAAACGACTTAGCTAAATCGTTAAACGAGTaagctaagttgttataacgaGTTAAATTAGCAAGGTCGTTATAACAAGTTAGCTAAGTCGTTTTAACGAGTTAGCTTAGTTGTTTAAACAAGTAAGCTAAGTCGTTAAAACAAGTTAGttaagttgttataacaagataaATATGCTAAGTCGTTATAACAACTTATCTAAGTCGTTTAAACAAGTGAGCTAAGTCGTTAAAcgacttaaaaataaaactctACCCTGACACTAACCGGTTTCCGTAGATTTCTCCCTTGATCTACAGATAGGATATTAAACCGGGATGGTGGTTTACGCGCCCATAGCTCCCCAATTCGGCATTTGTTATattatgaaacaaacaattattcttttttttcttacttaCGAACCCtaccgttttttttttcaaaattattataaagtttctagaagaaatctttaattgcacaataAGTTGACTCAAAATCTGAATTCGCACCTTGTCAGCTAAATATAATGCTTATTAATTTTACACGGTTGTCAATCCAAGCAGTAGTCGTACATAACATTTGCATGTTTTTAAGAGTTAAGTGTCATGTGAATTGATGTGTCAGTTCTATTAAAAATAGTGTCTGTACCTGTATAAATTGTGTACAAATTGCGTCTGTTCTtgtatatattgtgtataaattGCGTCTGTACTTGTATAAATTGCGTCTACACTTGTATAAATTGCGTATGTACTTGTTTAAAGTGTGTATAAATTGCGTCTGTACTTGTATAAATTGCGTAAAAATTGCGTTTGCACTTGTATAAATTGCGTCTGTACTTCAGTTGTAGTAATTGCGTCTGTACTTGTATAAATTGCGTCTGTACTTCAGTTGTATTAATTGAATCTGTACTTGTATAAATTGCGTCTGTACTTCATTTGTGTCAATTGCGTCTGTACTTGTATAAATTGCGTCCGTACTTCAGTTGTATTAATTGCGTCTGTACTTCATTTGTGTTAATTGCGTCTGTACTTGTATAAATTGCGTCCGTACTTCAGTTGTATTAATTGCGTCTGTACTTGTATAAATTGCGTCTGTACTTCATTTGTGTTAATTGCGTCTGTACTTGTATAAATTGCGTCCGTACTTCAGTTTTATTAATTGCGTCTGTACTTGTATAAATTGCGTCTGTACTTCATTTGTGTTAATTGCGTCTGTACTTGTATAAATTGCGTCCGTACTTCAGTTGTATTAATTGCGTCTGTACTTGTATAAATTGCGTCTGTACTTCATTTGTGTTAATTGCGTCTGTACTTGTATAAATTGCGTCCGTACTTCAGTTTTATTAATTGCGTCTGTACTTGTATAAATTGCGTCTGTACTTCATTTGTGTTAATTGCGTCTGTACTTGTATAAATTGCGTCCGTACTTCAGTTGTATTAATTGCGTCTGTACTTGTATAAATTGCGTCTGTACTTCATTTGTGTTAAGTCTGTACTTGTATAAATTGCGTCTGTACTTGTATAAACTGTGCCGATCTGTACATGCATAAACTTAACTTTTAGtttctcatttgtttttaatattatgaaGGTGATTAACTTTGTAACCCCTGTCTAGAGTCAACAAGAAGTCATACCCTTTTCAGATTAACTGGCATTTTAGTGAAGGCGTAGGAAAATTCATTTCCATTGCAGTTACGAATTCAAGATTGGGAGAGGGCggctaaatatatttttcgcaTAATATGGATGTTTTCATTATGTCTCTATCCTTAAGATATTACTAAATATTCTTCCAAGCAGAGATAATTATACattacaaaatacattttgcatACAGTCATATAATTTAAGGAGAGAATAGAACATAAACTGTTAATCGTATAGATTGTTCAAAGAATCAAATATGTTCCGGAAACGTCCAAGTTCTATCCATTTTTCAATAATGattttttgcaatttgaaaCCAGCAAATGAATTATTGAGATGATGTAGATTTACAACAAGTAAGTtaattttatggtaaataaaaagtaaatagagatgaaat
Coding sequences within it:
- the LOC134693305 gene encoding frizzled-4-like codes for the protein MALMVVSAILFFSISCVLVTCFRIPGFGGSSGMHGSPGLTGFPGIAPPTCQTIQSKHCAKYGFNVTTFPNYLGHTSVEIADINLGTILEQIKFCTIERTRSQLIACAIHVPICIEGKKIPPCLEDCKEVITTCKVNQLPGLHMAETLCGIFPSKVTAGNGGCISMP